A region from the Cyprinus carpio isolate SPL01 chromosome A8, ASM1834038v1, whole genome shotgun sequence genome encodes:
- the LOC109055931 gene encoding voltage-dependent L-type calcium channel subunit alpha-1F-like, translating to MDAVPKDGAGLGDPSKTDTLNSTGSAGQRRAGGAKKHTQANKSALRAPRALCCLTLSNPIRMAALALVEWKYPFAQCVCVCVCVCVCVCVCVCANLVNSLVCFQDNCFLDLRPLPFDIFILLAIFANCVALGVSKPFPEDDSNATNHNLEQVEYVFLVIFTIETFTKILAYGLVMHPSAYIRSGWNLLDFVIVIVGLFSVIAEMGEHKPGEAHHAAGKPGGLDVKALRAFRVLRPLRLVSGVPSLQIVLNSIMKAMVPLLHIGLLVMFVIIIYAIIGLELFIGRMHKTCFYVGTDLNVDDDPTPCAFAGNGRFCVGNNTVCRGGWEGPNGGITNFDNIFFAMLTVFQCITMEGWTDVLYWMNDSIGFELPWIYFVSLVIFGSFFVLNLVLGVLSGEFSKEREKAVCRGELQKAQEKQQMEEDMIGYMDWLIEAEDMDEDGNKRAVVAKKKMMKKYGWYKHSEDGESDSDSEFEAFLDDDSGCCASITARLMAISFCEQLYHLNLVIRKNCRVAVKSTNFYWLVLLLVFLNTAASASEHYSQPQWLTDIQERANKILLALFTLEMLMKIYSFGFQIYFMALFNRFDCFVVCGGILETVLVEMDVIPPIGISVLRCVRLLRIFKVTRHWAALSDLVSSLLNSMKAICSLLLLLFLFLIIFALLGMQLFGGKFNFDETQMKRSTFDTFPSALLTCFQILTGEDWNSVMYDGIMAYGGPVFPNMIVSIYFVILFVCGNYILLNVFLAIAVDNLAGDGGKKKKEERKEEEEEWEDDEDREEDEAGNDVEDWEEHEELRAIEGLEGIGTPLKVESFQPKEKIVPIPDGSSFFILGKKNCLRVACHNLIHHHYFTNIILIFIIFSSFSLAAEDPIKTHSVRNVMLGYADYVFTTVFTIEIMLKMTVYGAFLHQGSFCRNAFNLLDLLVVSVSLTSFFLHSSAISVVKILRVLRVLRPLRAINRAKGLKSVIQCVFVAIRTIGNILIVTTLLQFMFACIGVQLFKGRFYRCTDEAKHTPEECKGTFVVFKDGDMNHPMVRERVWENSDFNFDNVLMGMLALFTVSTFEGWPQLLYKAIDANAENRGPIYNYRVEISIFFIIYIIIIAFFMMNIFVGFVIITFREQGEAEFKNCELNKNQRQCVYYALKAQPIKIYIPKNPSQLKFWKIINSSQFEYIMFLLILLNTLELDVRHYEQSKLFNSVMDILNMIFTTLFTVEMIIKLLALRPYHYFIDAWNSFDALIVVGSLVDIMIAEFSGGGGHGEGKEGESAKVSITFFRLFRVMRLVKLLSKGEGIRTLLWTFVKSLQALPYVGLLIAMIFFIYGVIGMQTFGKIAIDDSTELNRNNNFQTFFMAVLLLFRCATGEQWQQIMLAALPGRRCDPESDIEPGEEYSCGSNLAYLYFISFFALCAFLIINLFIAVIMDNFEYLTRDWTVLGTHHLDEFKRVWSDYDPEATGRIKHLDVVTMLRRIQPPLGFGKLCPHRVACRRLVAMNVPLHPDGTVSFNATLFALVRTSLKIKTEGPIDQQNEELRAIIKKIWKRTKPKLLDEVIPPPSGNEVTAGKFYASFLIQDYFKKFRKRKEKERKKKGKDKSASLQAGLRTLQDLAPEMRLAIAMEDEEGLEGEMMEEEEFFRSDSVFSDAPPTPAMSTPRSTPMPPHLDETTVSIELPPRVHSGSFMLEEALVDSRPASALSENTVISEQPQRLSPLLSRWASSHSKLTPLWMLNNNQRTDTTKAHDYIPSPSPDGGMQNGGVTGVVVTPGGVTGGDEGVTGGEGGVMRGGVTEMPYPTEQGSVSKEESQSAVSNDRQWFPEVPPAQTPTLNGSIESVAPVQPSNINNNSYQGNSQDAGGYHGSGYPGNVYNVNGNNGTGYPGNYYSSNGYSSNGYNGNGHHTNGYNANGYNGNGFSPRRRMLPPTPLGRKPNFNIQCLRRQTSNEDLPIPGTYHQNSPPCRALAQTNNSYDSRRSSISSGVSSASWANNQARRGRLLYAPLILVNEVGGTQAMWGDTNGSASLPASARPGWIGSGMADVAQQPRAYTTLRVPSQHSPGYIEKGSADSLVESILISEGLGQYAKDPKFVDFAKREIADACHMTIDEMESAATDLISRGRAGQPIGRFEEDLSDEMNCVISY from the exons CAAGACGGACACACTCAACTCAACGGGTTCAGCAGGGCAAAGGAGAGCTGGAGGAGCCAAGAAGCACACGCAAGCTAACAAATCAGCCCTTCGTGCACCCAGAGCTCTGTGCTGCCTCACTCTCAGCAACCCTATACGCATGGCAGCACTGGCCTTGGTGGAGTGGAAATATCCTTTtgcccaatgtgtgtgtgtgtgtgtgtgtgtgtgtgtgtgtgtgtgtgtgtgtgtgtgtgcaaacctTGTGAATTCTCTTGTATGTTTTCAAGACAATTGTTTCCTTGATCTTAGACCTTTACCTTttgatatattcatattattgGCCATCTTTGCCAACTGTGTTGCTCTTGGTGTGTCCAAACCATTTCCTGAAGACGATTCCAATGCCACCAACCACAATCTG GAACAAGTGGAGTATGTGTTTCTGGTCATTTTCACCATCGAAACATTCACAAAGATTCTCGCGTACGGCCTGGTCATGCATCCCAGCGCCTACATCCGCAGCGGCTGGAACTTGCTGGattttgtcattgtcattgtcGG TCTTTTCAGCGTTATAGCTGAGATGGGCGAGCACAAACCAGGAGAGGCCCATCACGCTGCAGGTAAACCAGGCGGTCTGGATGTCAAAGCGCTGAGAGCTTTCAGAGTACTGCGACCACTGCGGCTCGTGTCCGGTGTGCCGA GTCTGCAGATTGTGTTGAACTCCATCATGAAGGCCATGGTGCCTCTGCTTCACATTGGTCTGCTGGTCATGTTTGTCATCATCATTTACGCCATCATTGGGCTGGAGCTCTTCATAGGCAGGATGCACAAGACCTGCTTCTATGTAGGAACAG ATCTAAATGTGGACGATGATCCAACACCATGTGCTTTTGCTGGTAACGGTCGATTCTGTGTGGGGAACAACACCGTGTGTCGGGGAGGATGGGAGGGACCCAATGGAGGCATCACCAACTTTGACAACATCTTCTTTGCCATGCTGACTGTGTTCCAGTGCATTACTATGGAGGGCTGGACTGATGTGCTCTACTGG ATGAATGATTCCATCGGGTTTGAGCTGCCTTGGATTTACTTTGTGTCTCTGGTCATTTTTGGATCTTTCTTTGTCCTCAATCTTGTTTTGGGTGTGTTGAGCGG TGAGTtctctaaagagagagagaaggccgTGTGTCGCGGTGAGCTGCAGAAGGCTCAGGAGAAACAGCAGATGGAGGAGGACATGATTGGTTACATGGACTGGCTCATCGAAGCAGAGGACATGGATGAGGATGGAAATAAAC GTGCTGTGGTGGCTAAGAAAAAGATGATGAAGAAATATGGCTGGTACAAACACAGTGAAGATGGAG aatCGGATTCAGACTCTGAGTTTGAAGCGTTCCTGGATGATGACAGTGGCTGCTGTGCATCTATAAC GGCACGACTGATGGCTATAAGTTTCTG TGAGCAGCTGTACCACTTGAATCTAGTCATCAGGAAGAACTGCCGTGTGGCTGTCAAATCCACTAATTTCTACTGGCTGGTGCTTCTGCTGGTGTTCCTCAACACTGCCGCCAGCGCCTCTGAACACTACAGCCAACCCCAGTGGCTCACCGACatacagg AACGAGCAAATAAGATCCTTCTGGCTCTGTTTACGCTGGAGATGCTGATGAAGATCTACAGCTTCGGCTTTCAGATCTACTTCATGGCGCTCTTCAATCGTTTCGATTGTTTCGTGGTGTGTGGTGGGATTCTGGAGACGGTGCTGGTGGAGATGGATGTGATCCCCCCCATCGGGATCTCTGTGCTGCGCTGCGTCCGTCTGCTCCGTATCTTCAAAGTCACGAG ACACTGGGCTGCTCTATCAGACCTGGTGAGCTCTTTGCTGAACTCTATGAAGGCCATTTGctccctgctgctgctgctcttcctcttcctcatcatcttCGCTCTCCTGGGCATGCAGCTCTTTGGTGGAAAGTTCAACTTCGATGAGACTCAAATGAAAAGAAGCACCTTTGACACTTTTCCATCTGCCCTGCTCACCTGTTTCCAG ATCCTGACAGGAGAGGACTGGAACTCAGTCATGTATGATGGCATCATGGCGTATGGAGGACCAGTGTTTCCCAACATGATTGTCTCTATTTACTTTGTCATTCTTTTTGTCTGTGGTAACT ACATCTTGTTGAATGTCTTCTTGGCTATCGCTGTGGACAACTTAGCCGGAGACGgaggcaaaaagaaaaaaga agagagaaaagaagaggaggaggaatgGGAGGATGATGAAGACAGAGAGGAAGACGAAGCTGGA AATGATGTGGAGGATTGGGAAGAGCATGAAGAGTTGAGAGCAATTGAAGGACTTGAGG GTATAGGCACTCCCTTGAAAGTTGAAAGTTTTCAACCCAAAGAGAAAATTGTACCCATTCCTGATGGAAGTTCTTTTTTCATCCTTGGAAAGAAAAACTG TCTCAGAGTCGCCTGCCACAACctcattcatcatcattacttcaccaacatcatcctcatcttcatcatatTCAGTAGTTTTTCATTGGCTGCTGAAGACCCAATCAAAACTCATTCTGTCAGGAATGTT ATGCTGGGCTATGCTGATTATGTCTTTACCACCGTCTTCACTATTGAGATCATGTTGAAG ATGACTGTGTATGGAGCTTTCCTTCATCAAGGTTCCTTCTGCAGAAACGCCTTCAACCTGCTGGACCTTCTGGTCGTCAGCGTATCCCTCACCTCTTTCTTCTTGCA TTCAAGTGCCATTTCTGTGGTGAAGATTCTTCGAGTATTGCGAGTGCTCAGGCCTCTTCGAGCCATCAACAGGGCAAAGGGACTCAAG AGCGTGATTCAGTGTGTGTTCGTGGCCATCCGCACTATTGGCAACATCCTCATCGTCACAACTCTGCTCCAGTTCATGTTCGCTTGTATTGGTGTGCAGCTTTTCAAG GGCCGGTTCTACAGATGTACGGATGAGGCGAAACATACACCTGAAGAGTGCAA GGGCACATTTGTGGTGTTCAAAGATGGTGATATGAACCATCCAATGGTGAGGGAGAGAGTTTGGGAGAACAGCGACTTTAACTTTGACAACGTGCTGATGGGGATGCTGGCGCTTTTTACCGTCTCCACATTTGAGGGCTGGCCACA GCTCCTATATAAAGCCATTGATGCTAACGCAGAGAACAGAGGCCCCATCTATAACTACCGTGTTGAGATTTCCATCTTCTTTATAATCTACATCATCATCATTGCCTTCTTCATGATGAACATCTTCGTGGGTTTTGTCATCATCACCTTCCGTGAGCAAGGAGAGGCTGAGTTTAAAAACTGTGAACTAAATAAAAACCAG CGGCAGTGTGTGTATTACGCACTGAAAGCTCAGCCCATAAAGATTTACATCCCCAAAAACCCCTCTCAACTCAAATTCTGGAAGATCATCAATTCCTCTCAGTTTGAGTACATCATGTTTTTGCTCATTCTGCTTAACACGCTGGAACTGGATGTTCGG CACTATGAGCAATCCAAACTCTTCAACTCTGTGATGGACATCCTGAACATGATCTTCACTACGCTCTTTACTGTTGAGATGATCATCAAACTTCTGGCTCTGAGACCTTAC CACTATTTTATAGATGCCTGGAACTCTTTTGATGCTCTGATAGTGGTGGGCAGTTTGGTGGACATCATGATAGCAGAGTTCAGT GGTGGAGGAGGCCATGGTGAG GGAAAAGAAGGGGAGAGTGCCAAAGTGTCCATCACCTTCTTCCGTCTTTTCCGAGTTATGCGACTGGTCAAGCTGCTCAGTAAGGGTGAAGGCATCCGAACCCTCCTTTGGACCTTTGTTAAATCTCTACAG GCATTGCCATACGTTGGTCTACTCATTGCCATGATCTTTTTCATCTATGGCGTGATTGGGATGCAG aCATTTGGGAAGATAGCTATAGATGACAGCACAGAGCTCAATCGAAACAACAATTTCCAAACCTTTTTCATGGCTGTACTGTTGCTCTTCAG ATGTGCAACAGGTGAACAGTGGCAGCAGATCATGCTTGCAGCACTGCCAGGGCGTCGATGTGACCCAGAGTCTGACATTGAGCCGGGAGAGGAGTATAGCTGCGGAAGCAACCTGGCGTACCTCTATTTCATCAGTTTCTTTGCACTCTGTGCCTTCCTG ATCATTAACTTGTTCATCGCTGTCATCATGGATAACTTTGAGTATCTGACCAGAGACTGGACTGTGCTGGGCACTCATCACCTCGATGAGTTTAAAAGAGTCTGGTCAGATTATGACCCAGAGGCCAC GGGACGGATTAAACATCTAGATGTAGTCACCATGTTGCGCAGAATTCAGCCTCCGTTGGGCTTTGGGAAACTCTGTCCACATCGAGTAGCCTGTAGG AGATTGGTTGCTATGAATGTGCCTCTCCATCCTGACGGAACCGTGTCTTTCAACGCCACTCTGTTTGCTCTCGTCAGAACGTCACTCAAGATTAAAACAGAGG GCCCCATTGACCAGCAGAACGAGGAGCTGAGAGCTATCATTAAAAAGATCTGGAAACGCACCAAACCCAAACTTCTAGATGAAGTTATTCCTCCTCCTTCAG GGAATGAGGTGACTGCAGGAAAGTTCTACGCCAGTTTCCTGATTCAGGACTACTTCAAAAAATTTCGCAAGCGAAaggagaaagaaaggaagaagaaaGGCAAGGACAAGTCAGCCTCTCTCCAG GCCGGGTTACGCACACTACAGGATCTGGCCCCAGAGATGCGGTTGGCTATAGCGATGGAGGATGAGGAAGGGCTGGAGGGGGAGATGATGGAAGAAGAGGAGTTCTTCAGG AGTGACAGCGTCTTCAGTGATGCTCCTCCCACACCGGCCATGTCCACTCCCAGAAGCACCCCCATGCCGCCCCATCTGGACGAGACCACAGTGAGCATTGAGCTTCCTCCTAGAGTACACAGTGGGAGCTTTATGCTGGAGGAGGCCCTGGTGGACTCCCGCCCAGCTTCCGCCCTCTCCGAAAACACAGTGATAAGTGAACAGCCTCAGAGGTTGTCTCCCCTGCTCAGCAGGTGGGCCTCCAGTCACAGCAAACTCACCCCATTGTGGATGCTGAATAACAACCAAAG GACTGACACAACCAAAGCTCATGACTATATTCCTTCGCCATCCCCGGATGGAGGAATGCAAAATGGAGGAGTCACAGGAGTCGTCGTCACTCCAGGAGGAGTCACAGGTGGAGATGAAGGAGTCACAGGAGGAGAAGGGGGAGTCATGAGAGGAGGAGTCACAGAGATGCCATATCCTACAGAGCAAGGCAGTGTCAGCAAGGAGGAGTCTCAGAGTGCTGTCTCAAATGATAG ACAGTGGTTTCCTGAGGTTCCTCCAGCACAAACACCAACACTTAATGGGAGCATTGAAAGTGTGGCACCAGTTCAGCCCagtaacattaacaacaacagttACCAAGGCAACAGCCAAGATGCTGGTGGCTACCATGGCAGTGGTTACCCTGGAAATGTCTACAATGTTAATGGTAACAATGGGACTGGTTATCCAGGCAACTATTACTCCAGCAACGGCTACAGCAGCAATGGATACAATGGTAATGGTCACCATACTAATGGATACAATGCTAACGGATACAACGGCAACGGTTTCTCTCCACGGCGACGTATGCTTCCCCCGACTCCCTTAG GTCGAAAGCCAAACTTCAACATCCAGTGTTTGAGAAGGCAGACCAGTAATGAAGATCTGCCCATTCCAGGCACCTACCATCAAAACTCCCCTCCCTGCAGGGCACTCGCACAG ACAAACAACAGCTACGACTCACGGCGGAGCAGCATTTCATCCGGAGTTTCTTCAGCCTCTTGGGCAAACAACCAGGCCAGAAGGGGCCGTCTCCTTTACGCTCCCCTCATTCTGGTGAACGAGGTGGGGGGCACTCAGGCAATGTGGGGCGACACCAATGGCAGCGCCAGTCTGCCGGCATCGGCCCGTCCCGGATGGATTGGCAGTGGAATGGCAGACGTGGCCCAACAGCCTCGGGCGTACACCACTCTCAGAGTCCCGTCCCAACACAGCCCCGGATACATAGAGAAGGGAAGCGCTGACAGCCTCGTGGAGTCG atccTGATCTCTGAAGGCTTGGGTCAATATGCCAAAGACCCCAAATTTGTTGACTTTGCAAAGCGGGAAATTGCAGATGCCTGTCACATGACTATTGATGAAATGGAGAGTGCTGCAACTGACCTTATAAGCCGAGGAAGGGCAGGACAACCGATCGGACGCTTCGAGGAGGATCTGTCTGATGAGATGAACTGTGTAATATCATACTAA